In one Vicugna pacos chromosome 22, VicPac4, whole genome shotgun sequence genomic region, the following are encoded:
- the CIST1 gene encoding uncharacterized homolog — MAGSQLPPPLLLLALLLLLLPKTSSTTLSPHTVTSTGVTAPEATNSTHEPLISSSSHSSSSLVTTRPLTGPETGSTTHPSTLSSEADSTTSHSPSSSWATSTIPPTLLQSETITHPSSGSPSSELPPTPNSSPLSFTSFTPHSSPTYPSSSTGPFSMSSATTDGTSVASGLAPGDSEAPKLHRNPGVVVAVCLLVSILLIGSVVMAVKCCHKDVSEFQRMDEETVH; from the exons ATGGCTGGCTCCCAGCTGCCGCCACCGCTTCTGCTGCTGGCTTTGCTATTGCTGCTGCTGCCGAAAACTTCTAGTACGACTCTCAGTCCTCACACTGTCACCTCTACAG GTGTTACAGCCCCAGAGGCCACGAACTCAACTCATGAACCTCTGATTTCCTCCTCCAGCCACAGCTCCTCCAGTTTAGTGACAACCCGCCCCTTGACAGGCCCAGAGACAGGCTCCACCACTCACCCTAGCACCCTTAGTTCAGAGGCAGATTCCACAACCTCCCACAGCCCCTCAAGTTCATGGGCAACCTCCACCATCCCACCCACCCTACTACAGTCAGAGACAATTACCCACCCCAGCTCTGGCTCCCCCAGTTCAgagctcccccccacccccaactccagccCCCTGAGTTTCACCTCCTTCACCCCGCATTCGAGTCCTACTTACCCCAGCTCCAGCACGGGGCCTTTCTCCATGTCCTCAGCCACCACTGATGGGACATCCGTGGCCTCTGGCCTTG CTCCAGGTGACAGTGAGGCCCCCAAGTTACACAGGAACCCAGGTGTGGTGGTGGCTGTGTGTCTGCTGGTGTCTATTTTGCTCATCGGGTCTGTGGTAATGGCTGTGAAGTGCTGCCACAAAGACGTGTCTGAGTTCCAGAGGATGGATGAG GAGACTGTCCACTGA